One Pseudonocardia sediminis DNA window includes the following coding sequences:
- a CDS encoding LLM class flavin-dependent oxidoreductase: MTIPLSVLDLSPVPAGGTPGDALRNSIDLARAAERSGYQRFWVAEHHLNTGVASSSTPVLVGLIAAATERIRVGSGAVQMPNTRPLQVAEQFGTVAAVHPGRVDIGLGRFDLHKILRLIEKGRAAAASDGGGPPPQTPAPRVVDGLLVPSPGRVAGDLSLFGALGALLGFHAEDPPPDYREQVVDVLSYFDGTAVRPDGQPLHVLPAEGADVEFVVLGSSPGTSANVAGELGLPFAASYHTVPHAVLDAVAAYRAAFRPGRVPRPHVLISADVVVAPDDDTARELAAPYGQWVLDIRTGRGARPYVTPSEARAREWSDAERAGVADRISTQFVGSPATVADQLETLARATGADELLITTITTEHSDRIRSHELLAREWAARSATGAPAGAPAGAPTGPPADGSPVIDAHAHG, encoded by the coding sequence ATGACGATCCCGCTGTCGGTCCTGGACCTCTCGCCGGTGCCCGCCGGCGGCACCCCGGGCGACGCCCTGCGGAACTCGATCGATCTCGCCCGCGCCGCGGAGCGGTCCGGCTACCAACGGTTCTGGGTGGCCGAGCACCACCTGAACACCGGCGTCGCGTCGTCGTCGACGCCCGTGCTGGTCGGTCTGATCGCCGCCGCGACCGAGCGGATCCGGGTCGGGTCCGGCGCGGTGCAGATGCCGAACACGCGACCGCTGCAGGTCGCCGAGCAGTTCGGCACGGTCGCCGCCGTGCACCCCGGACGGGTCGACATCGGCCTCGGCCGGTTCGACCTGCACAAGATCCTGCGCCTGATCGAGAAGGGCCGGGCCGCCGCCGCGTCCGACGGGGGCGGACCGCCGCCGCAGACCCCGGCCCCGCGGGTGGTCGACGGGCTGCTGGTGCCCTCGCCCGGCCGTGTCGCCGGTGACCTCTCCCTGTTCGGCGCGCTCGGTGCGCTGCTCGGTTTCCACGCCGAGGACCCGCCGCCGGACTACCGCGAGCAGGTCGTCGACGTGCTGTCCTACTTCGACGGCACGGCGGTGCGCCCGGACGGGCAGCCGCTGCACGTCCTGCCGGCCGAGGGCGCCGACGTCGAGTTCGTCGTGCTCGGCTCCAGCCCGGGGACCAGCGCGAACGTCGCCGGCGAGCTGGGACTGCCGTTCGCCGCGAGCTACCACACGGTGCCGCACGCCGTCCTGGACGCGGTCGCGGCCTACCGCGCCGCGTTCCGCCCGGGCCGCGTGCCGCGCCCGCACGTGTTGATCTCCGCCGACGTCGTCGTCGCACCGGACGACGACACCGCCCGGGAGCTCGCCGCCCCCTACGGCCAGTGGGTGCTCGACATCCGCACCGGCCGCGGCGCACGCCCGTACGTCACGCCGTCGGAGGCGAGGGCCCGTGAGTGGTCCGACGCCGAGCGGGCGGGGGTCGCCGACCGGATCAGCACCCAGTTCGTCGGCTCACCCGCCACCGTCGCCGACCAGCTGGAGACCCTCGCCCGCGCGACCGGCGCCGACGAGCTCCTGATCACCACGATCACGACCGAGCACTCCGACCGGATCCGCAGCCACGAGCTCCTGGCCCGCGAGTGGGCCGCCCGCTCCGCCACGGGTGCACCGGCAGGGGCGCCCGCCGGGGCGCCTACCGGGCCGCCCGCCGACGGGTCTCCGGTGATCGACGCCCACGCCCACGGCTGA
- a CDS encoding dipeptide ABC transporter ATP-binding protein, with protein sequence MSAPKNATAILQVSDLEVTYRATGGRIHALRGIDLEVAPGEVVAVVGESGSGKSTLAQAVVGLLPVNGAVGAGTIRLAGDELTGLSEKALRTVRGRKVGLIPQDPTVSLNPVQKIGAQVAEALRVHGLADRRGARIKAVELLERAGLPEPATRAGQYPHELSGGMRQRVLIAVAIAADPGLLIADEPTSALDATVQRRILDHLDALRAETGSALLLITHDLAVAADRADRIVVMSGGRIVEQGPVDEILHRARDPYTRALIGAAPGLSATAAVPPPPPKEPDADSPSGPIAEVRNLVKDFRLPRAAGRRATLRAVDDVSFTIGRGETLALVGESGSGKSTTARLLLRLADPTSGEVIFDGDDITRVKGDAWRRLRRRAQLIYQNPYASLDPRFTVEQVITEPLQAFGVGSDAEQRERAAELVGRVALPSSVLQRRPVELSGGQRQRIAIARALALSPDLVVCDEPVSALDVSVQAQVLALLGELQAQGGLSYLFISHDLAVVRRIAHRVGVMRDGRLLELRPTEELFDAPREEYTRDLLAAIAGRGHSVSRAAVSRAAVSTAAVSEVVGG encoded by the coding sequence ATGAGTGCCCCGAAGAACGCGACGGCGATACTGCAGGTCAGTGACCTGGAGGTGACCTATCGGGCCACCGGCGGGCGAATCCACGCCCTGCGCGGGATCGACCTGGAGGTGGCGCCCGGCGAGGTCGTCGCCGTGGTGGGGGAGTCGGGGTCGGGCAAGTCGACGCTGGCCCAGGCCGTCGTCGGTCTGCTGCCGGTGAACGGTGCCGTCGGCGCCGGGACGATCCGGCTCGCCGGCGACGAGCTCACCGGCCTGTCCGAGAAGGCGCTGCGGACGGTCCGCGGCCGGAAGGTCGGGCTGATCCCGCAGGATCCGACGGTCTCGCTGAACCCGGTGCAGAAGATCGGCGCCCAGGTCGCCGAGGCGCTGCGCGTGCACGGGCTCGCGGACCGGCGCGGCGCGCGGATCAAGGCCGTCGAGCTGCTCGAACGCGCCGGGCTCCCGGAGCCGGCGACACGCGCCGGGCAGTACCCGCACGAGCTCTCCGGCGGCATGCGGCAACGCGTGCTGATCGCCGTCGCGATCGCCGCCGACCCCGGCCTGCTGATCGCCGACGAGCCCACCAGCGCCCTCGACGCCACCGTGCAGCGCCGCATCCTCGACCACCTCGACGCCCTGCGCGCCGAGACCGGCAGCGCGCTGCTGCTGATCACCCACGACCTCGCCGTCGCCGCCGACCGAGCCGACCGGATCGTCGTCATGTCCGGCGGGCGCATCGTGGAGCAGGGGCCGGTCGACGAGATCCTGCACCGCGCCCGCGACCCGTACACCCGCGCCCTGATCGGGGCCGCGCCCGGACTGTCCGCGACCGCGGCCGTCCCGCCCCCACCGCCGAAGGAACCGGACGCGGACTCGCCCTCGGGGCCGATCGCCGAGGTGCGGAACCTGGTCAAGGACTTCCGCCTGCCCCGGGCCGCCGGGCGGCGCGCGACGCTGCGCGCCGTCGACGACGTCTCGTTCACGATCGGGCGCGGGGAGACCCTGGCGCTGGTCGGGGAGTCCGGGTCGGGCAAGTCGACCACCGCGCGGCTGCTGCTGCGCCTGGCCGACCCCACCTCCGGCGAGGTGATCTTCGACGGCGACGACATCACCCGCGTCAAGGGCGACGCCTGGCGGAGGCTGCGCCGCCGTGCGCAGCTGATCTACCAGAACCCGTACGCCTCGCTGGACCCGCGCTTCACCGTCGAGCAGGTGATCACCGAGCCGCTGCAGGCGTTCGGTGTCGGCTCGGACGCCGAGCAGCGGGAACGGGCCGCGGAGCTGGTCGGGCGGGTCGCGCTGCCGTCCTCGGTGTTGCAACGCCGGCCGGTGGAGCTCTCCGGCGGGCAGCGCCAGCGGATCGCGATCGCCCGCGCGCTGGCCCTGTCCCCGGACCTCGTGGTCTGCGACGAGCCGGTCTCCGCGCTCGACGTGTCGGTGCAGGCCCAGGTGCTGGCGTTGCTCGGGGAGCTGCAGGCGCAGGGCGGGCTGAGCTACCTGTTCATCTCGCACGACCTGGCCGTCGTCCGGCGGATCGCGCACCGCGTCGGGGTCATGCGTGACGGCAGGCTTCTCGAGCTGCGGCCCACCGAAGAGCTGTTCGACGCCCCCCGCGAGGAGTACACGCGCGACCTGCTGGCCGCGATCGCCGGTCGGGGTCACTCGGTGTCGAGGGCGGCGGTGTCGAGGGCGGCGGTGTCGACGGCGGCGGTGTCGGAGGTGGTGGGCGGATGA